A portion of the Candidatus Neomarinimicrobiota bacterium genome contains these proteins:
- a CDS encoding acyl-CoA dehydrogenase, which translates to MTESTTQLNTGGQFLVESITKTQVYSREDFTEEHHEIYNMVMEFDRDRILSQKEEIEKYNPNLVKSLIKEMGDLGLLGVDAPEEYGGMDLDKVTTAIVSEALVQCPSFSVSWAVQTGIGALPIIWFGTKEQKEKYLPGIVSGDLLCAYGLTEPTNGSDAVSAKTNAILSDDGKHYILNGEKIFITNGGWADVYTVFAQVDGDKFSAFLVDKDTEGFSFGAEEKKLGMKGSSTTPLIFQNAKVPVENLLYKVGKGATIAFNVLNIGRFKLGASSVGGAKLVINGSSQYAQERRAFGQSISNFDAIIKKIANMTVRTFAADSMTYRTIGLLQNEIDQLDKSSPDYHIQLGEAMEEFAIETSMVKVYGSDTSHYVIDEGLQIFGGYGFLEEYPLAGAYRDDRINQIWEGTNEINRQIIAGFMMKKALMEELPVRDAIRDISDYMSNGQLKFDDNTLAEECQSIETAKRLALYLFNEALCEYGQDLKHEQQLTEIFADIFTDIFTAESTVVRARKIMASDSPESTVSDIAKVFTAEMGSRIMGNVHNAIGAIHDGDPSPLVDQKISEFENRMRLKTNVIGLKRNIAKHIYDKNGYPY; encoded by the coding sequence ATGACCGAATCAACGACACAACTAAACACAGGTGGCCAATTTCTGGTTGAGTCCATCACAAAAACACAAGTGTATTCACGAGAAGACTTCACTGAAGAACACCACGAAATTTATAATATGGTTATGGAATTTGACCGTGATCGTATCCTCTCCCAAAAAGAAGAGATTGAAAAATATAATCCTAACTTAGTAAAGTCACTTATAAAAGAAATGGGCGATCTTGGACTCCTAGGCGTTGATGCACCTGAAGAATACGGCGGCATGGATCTTGATAAAGTAACTACTGCAATTGTTTCAGAAGCTTTGGTTCAATGCCCCTCCTTTTCTGTTTCGTGGGCGGTTCAAACCGGTATCGGCGCTCTTCCAATTATCTGGTTTGGAACAAAAGAACAAAAGGAAAAATATTTACCAGGTATTGTCTCCGGGGATCTTTTATGTGCATATGGTCTTACAGAACCAACAAACGGCTCCGATGCAGTATCTGCAAAAACAAATGCTATATTATCCGATGACGGAAAGCACTATATTTTAAACGGTGAAAAGATATTTATCACAAACGGCGGATGGGCCGATGTTTATACAGTTTTCGCTCAAGTTGATGGGGATAAATTCAGCGCATTCCTCGTTGATAAGGATACAGAAGGATTTTCGTTCGGTGCAGAAGAAAAAAAACTGGGAATGAAAGGATCATCCACAACTCCTCTCATTTTTCAAAACGCCAAAGTACCGGTCGAAAACCTTTTATATAAAGTAGGGAAAGGCGCCACTATTGCCTTTAATGTATTAAATATAGGACGATTCAAATTAGGCGCATCCAGTGTAGGAGGGGCAAAACTAGTTATTAATGGTTCGTCTCAATATGCCCAGGAACGACGGGCTTTTGGCCAGTCAATTTCTAATTTTGATGCTATAATTAAAAAAATTGCCAACATGACGGTACGCACTTTTGCCGCGGACAGTATGACCTACCGGACTATTGGATTACTCCAAAATGAAATTGACCAATTGGATAAATCCAGTCCTGATTATCATATCCAACTTGGGGAAGCGATGGAAGAATTTGCTATCGAAACGTCCATGGTAAAAGTTTATGGTAGCGACACAAGTCATTATGTGATTGATGAAGGTCTGCAAATCTTCGGTGGATACGGATTTTTGGAAGAATATCCACTGGCTGGGGCCTACCGGGATGATCGAATAAATCAAATCTGGGAAGGAACCAACGAGATTAATCGTCAAATCATTGCTGGGTTTATGATGAAAAAAGCATTAATGGAAGAATTACCCGTCCGCGATGCCATTAGAGATATTTCTGACTATATGTCCAATGGACAACTGAAGTTTGACGACAATACATTAGCTGAAGAATGCCAATCTATTGAAACAGCAAAACGATTGGCACTTTACCTCTTTAACGAAGCTTTATGTGAATATGGGCAGGATTTAAAACATGAGCAGCAGTTGACGGAGATTTTCGCTGATATTTTCACCGATATATTCACGGCTGAAAGTACTGTAGTTCGCGCCCGTAAAATTATGGCGAGTGATTCTCCTGAATCCACAGTAAGTGATATTGCCAAAGTATTCACTGCCGAAATGGGAAGCAGAATTATGGGAAATGTTCACAATGCAATCGGGGCCATCCACGATGGAGATCCGTCACCATTAGTTGATCAGAAGATTTCTGAATTTGAAAATCGCATGCGATTAAAAACGAATGTCATTGGACTTAAACGTAATATCGCAAAGCATATTTATGATAAAAATGGATATCCATACTAG
- a CDS encoding FMN-binding protein, whose product MFLLGSQVQAGIKGDVEKVIRNKFGDSVSFSMQKLVLEKINKLAVEKKVHQRFFNDFIYVWSIRKADSVVAYGLLDNVKGKAMPITFLVIYDTSGKILNSQVIKYREPYGGEIANKKWNNQFVGRSEISDYVVGDEIDGISGATISVYSMTKGVMKLSLLFPLIKSQL is encoded by the coding sequence TTGTTTTTACTCGGGTCGCAAGTTCAAGCAGGAATCAAGGGTGATGTGGAAAAAGTCATTCGGAACAAGTTTGGCGATTCCGTATCATTTTCCATGCAAAAACTGGTATTGGAAAAAATAAATAAATTGGCTGTTGAGAAAAAAGTACACCAACGCTTTTTTAATGATTTTATTTATGTGTGGTCAATCCGGAAAGCGGATAGTGTGGTGGCCTATGGTTTATTAGACAATGTAAAAGGGAAGGCCATGCCCATCACTTTTTTAGTGATTTATGATACGAGTGGAAAAATATTAAATTCCCAAGTGATTAAATATAGGGAACCTTACGGTGGAGAGATTGCCAATAAAAAGTGGAATAACCAATTTGTTGGTCGTTCTGAAATTTCTGATTATGTTGTGGGTGATGAAATTGATGGAATTTCCGGCGCAACCATATCAGTTTACAGCATGACAAAAGGGGTGATGAAACTGAGTTTGCTTTTCCCCCTAATTAAATCTCAATTATGA
- a CDS encoding hemolysin III family protein, producing MNKILKDPMSGLTHVVGAILSVIGLTLLILEAVDPFDPWKVITFSIFGSGLFLLYTASTLYHWIPVSGRAESILKRFDHMMIYVLIASTYTPICLVPLRGPWGWSLFGIIWGLALFGILWKLFQFKFPEWFSTFYYIFMGWISLIAIWPLILTLQTGALIWLLAGGLFYSGGVIFYSLDRQESPRRGFGYHEIWHLFVLAGSASHFWVMYRYITQFN from the coding sequence TTGAATAAAATATTGAAAGATCCCATGAGTGGTCTGACCCATGTGGTTGGAGCAATCCTCTCTGTCATTGGACTCACCCTGTTAATTCTAGAGGCAGTCGACCCCTTTGACCCCTGGAAGGTTATAACCTTTTCCATATTCGGGTCTGGGCTTTTCCTCCTTTATACCGCCAGTACCTTATACCATTGGATTCCCGTTTCAGGGCGGGCGGAATCGATCTTAAAACGGTTTGACCATATGATGATCTATGTCTTGATTGCCTCCACATATACACCCATTTGCCTAGTTCCATTGCGAGGACCATGGGGTTGGAGTTTGTTTGGTATTATTTGGGGATTGGCTCTGTTTGGAATATTATGGAAATTATTCCAGTTCAAATTCCCAGAATGGTTTTCCACTTTCTATTATATTTTTATGGGTTGGATTTCCTTGATTGCAATTTGGCCCTTAATTTTAACCCTTCAAACCGGTGCATTGATTTGGCTACTTGCCGGAGGATTATTTTATTCCGGAGGTGTTATCTTTTATTCTTTAGATCGACAAGAATCTCCAAGACGGGGATTTGGTTATCACGAAATTTGGCATTTGTTTGTTCTTGCAGGCAGCGCCAGCCACTTTTGGGTCATGTATCGTTACATCACCCAATTTAATTAA
- a CDS encoding TetR/AcrR family transcriptional regulator, with protein MNQEKQDLRKDQILDAALSVLIKNGYDRSRMDDVVQQSQLSKGAIYWYYKSKKDMYLDLVNFWVFRYSVTINHLVENDQSAPDQLKSLFNYFIDQYESDPDPFFALTEFWSMAQKDDEFREKLQIVYSQFLEVFEKIIKKGVNNGDFKKLDIRITAMSIMLNVESINWFTLFEPHGVSAREYIQTISEFILSGLLKKK; from the coding sequence ATGAATCAAGAGAAACAAGATTTACGCAAAGATCAAATTTTAGATGCTGCCCTCTCCGTCTTAATAAAGAATGGATATGACAGATCGCGAATGGATGATGTGGTTCAGCAATCCCAATTAAGTAAGGGCGCCATTTATTGGTACTACAAATCCAAAAAGGATATGTATTTGGATTTGGTTAATTTTTGGGTCTTTAGATATAGCGTAACCATAAACCATTTAGTTGAAAATGATCAGTCTGCTCCCGATCAATTGAAGAGTTTGTTTAATTATTTTATTGATCAATATGAATCCGACCCTGATCCTTTCTTCGCGTTGACTGAGTTTTGGTCCATGGCCCAAAAAGATGATGAATTCAGGGAAAAACTTCAAATAGTCTATTCTCAATTTCTTGAAGTCTTTGAAAAAATCATAAAAAAAGGTGTTAATAATGGTGATTTTAAAAAATTAGATATCCGAATCACAGCCATGTCCATCATGCTCAATGTAGAATCTATAAACTGGTTCACACTTTTTGAACCCCACGGCGTGAGCGCACGAGAGTACATCCAGACCATCAGTGAATTTATATTGTCTGGTCTTTTGAAAAAGAAATGA
- a CDS encoding thiolase family protein, whose product MMGNKAVIIDATRSPIGVKNGELVGIRPDDLAAQVVKGLMDRNQKVRPNQVEDLVMGCAFPEGPQGMLIGRSVATLAGLPNTVPGKVVNRFCGSAMDALHQVSTAIESGDIEVGIAAGVEDMFSIPGGGFAPDFHPELAEQEYYIGMGETAENLANDGNISRDAQEDFAIQSHEKALAAWEAGHYDNEVIPIDVYGEATVAKDEGPRKPNVEKIKSLNPAFVEGGSVTAATSSPFSLGAAALLVTSESFAKENGLTIRAEIVSRAVAGVDWTRMGMGPIPATNKALEKAGLTMNDIEVIELNEAFAAQSLYVIQEGGWDADKINLNGGAIALGHPLGCSGARIIGTLINVMEQNDKHIGLATMCIGTGQGIATIIKR is encoded by the coding sequence ATGATGGGAAATAAAGCAGTAATAATTGATGCAACTCGTTCACCAATTGGTGTTAAAAATGGCGAGTTAGTTGGCATTCGTCCAGATGATTTGGCGGCACAGGTTGTTAAAGGACTTATGGATCGCAATCAAAAAGTAAGACCAAATCAGGTAGAAGACTTAGTTATGGGATGTGCCTTTCCAGAAGGCCCCCAAGGCATGCTCATAGGCCGCTCTGTGGCTACACTGGCGGGATTGCCAAATACTGTTCCGGGAAAAGTGGTTAATCGTTTTTGCGGTTCTGCCATGGATGCCCTCCACCAAGTGAGCACTGCCATTGAAAGTGGTGATATTGAAGTAGGAATTGCTGCGGGGGTGGAAGATATGTTCTCTATTCCAGGTGGCGGTTTCGCCCCGGATTTTCATCCCGAATTGGCGGAACAAGAATATTATATTGGTATGGGCGAAACTGCAGAAAACCTGGCCAACGATGGAAATATCTCCAGAGATGCCCAGGAAGATTTTGCTATTCAATCCCACGAAAAAGCATTAGCTGCATGGGAGGCTGGTCACTATGATAATGAAGTTATACCTATCGACGTCTACGGCGAAGCAACTGTAGCAAAAGATGAAGGGCCGCGAAAGCCTAACGTCGAAAAAATCAAAAGTTTAAATCCTGCCTTTGTAGAAGGCGGCTCTGTTACGGCAGCCACAAGCAGTCCTTTTTCATTGGGTGCCGCAGCTTTACTGGTCACCAGCGAATCCTTTGCCAAGGAAAATGGATTAACAATTCGAGCAGAAATAGTTAGCCGCGCTGTAGCTGGAGTTGATTGGACAAGGATGGGTATGGGCCCGATTCCCGCAACAAATAAAGCGTTAGAAAAAGCCGGCCTCACCATGAATGACATTGAGGTGATTGAACTAAATGAAGCATTTGCTGCACAATCTCTTTATGTGATTCAAGAAGGCGGTTGGGACGCAGATAAAATAAACCTTAACGGCGGTGCAATCGCACTTGGACATCCATTGGGGTGCTCCGGCGCGCGCATAATCGGTACGCTTATCAATGTAATGGAACAGAATGACAAACATATTGGTCTAGCCACAATGTGCATCGGTACTGGCCAGGGAATAGCCACTATCATAAAACGGTAA